The following coding sequences lie in one Oncorhynchus gorbuscha isolate QuinsamMale2020 ecotype Even-year linkage group LG10, OgorEven_v1.0, whole genome shotgun sequence genomic window:
- the LOC124046699 gene encoding metabotropic glutamate receptor 1-like isoform X4: protein MWNMIYLNAIRFLYFLILVCDAFVSPSNIFERSVVSKAAGSRSVARMDGDIIIGALFSVHHQPSTEQVAERKCGEVREQYGIQRVEAMFHTLDRINSDPNLLPNITLGCEIRDSCWHSSVALEQSIEFIRDSLISIRDDDNKDGTSRQWCIDGTPASQPPTTKKPIAGVIGPGSSSVAIQVQNLLQLFNIPQIAYSATSIDLSDKTLFKYFLRVVPSDTLQARAILDIVKRYNWTYVSAVHTEGNYGESGMEAFKDLASQEGLCIAHSDKIYSNAGEKHFDRLLRKLRERLPKARVVVCFCEGMTVRGLLMAMRRLGVAGEFLLIGSDGWADRDEVVEGYEQEAVGGITVKLQSEEVTSFDDYFLKLRLHTNTRNPWFPEFWQYRFQCRIPGHPLENMNYMKNCSDDLELQDGYESLEDNYVQDSKMGFVINAIYAMAQGLHDMHSHLCPGHVGLCEAMDPIDGSQLLEFLLRTSFTGVSGEDVWFDENGDTPGRYEIMNLQYVEPGAFDYINVGSWHEGQLSIDDYMMQINRSDMVRSVCSVPCSKGEIKVIRKGEVSCCWICTPCKDNEIVQDEFTCRTCELGWWPDPELEGCEPITLRYLEWGNPESIVQVVFACLGILVTSFVTFIFVLFRDTPVVKSSSRELCYIILAGIFLGYICPFTLIARPTVVSCYLQRLLVGLSAAMCYSALVTKTNRIARILAGSKKKICTRKPRFMSAWAQLVIAGLLVSVQLTLEVTLIILEPPMPVKSYPSIREVYLICNTSTLGMVAPLGYNGLLILSCTYYAFKTRNVPANFNEAKYIAFTMYTTCIIWLAFVPIYFGSNYKIITTSFSVSLSVTVALGCMFSPKMYIILAKPERNVRSAFTTSDAVRMHVGDGTCRSNSLLNMFKRKKNSEKCKTSSSKRGAQLAQTVCAREETGSRMLQSDGCHQTLN, encoded by the exons ATGTGGAATATGATTTACCTGAATGCTATTAGGTTTTTGTATTTCCTTATTCTAGTGTGTGATGCGTTCGTCTCCCCCAGTAACATATTTGAGAGGTCGGTGGTTTCTAAAGCTGCTGGGTCCCGCTCGGTGGCCAGAATGGACGGGGACATTATAATCGGTGCACTGTTCTCGGTCCACCACCAACCATCAACAGAGCAGGTAGCGGAGAGGAAGTGCGGGGAGGTTCGGGAACAGTACGGAATCCAACGAGTAGAAGCGATGTTCCACACCTTGGACAGAATCAACTCAGACCCGAACCTTCTACCCAACATCACTCTGGGGTGCGAGATCAGGGACTCCTGCTGGCACTCCTCAGTGGCTCTGGAGCAGAGTATTGAGTTCATTAGAGACTCTCTCATCTCGATCCGGGATGACGACAACAAAGATGGTACATCCAGACAGTGGTGCATTGATGGGACGCCTGCAAGCCAACCGCCCACTACCAAGAAACCCATAGCAGGTGTCATTGGACCTGGATCCAGCTCAGTGGCTATCCAGGTCCAAAACCTCCTGCAGCTGTTTAACATCCCTCAGATAGCATATTCTGCGACCAGCATAGATCTGAGTGACAAAACGCTCTTCAAGTATTTCCTTAGGGTTGTGCCCTCTGACACTCTCCAAGCCAGAGCCATCTTGGACATTGTCAAACGCTATAACTGGACCTATGTGTCAGCAGTCCATACAGAGG GTAACTATGGAGAGAGTGGTATGGAAGCCTTTAAGGATCTGGCCTCTCAGGAGGGGCTGTGTATCGCCCATTCAGACAAGATCTACAGCAATGCAGGGGAGAAGCACTTTGACAGGCTGCTGAGGAAGCTGAGAGAACGCCTGCCCAAGGCCCGGGTGGTCGTCTGCTTCTGCGAGGGCATGACGGTCCGTGGGCTCCTCATGGCTATGAGACGACTTGGAGTGGCAGGGGAGTTCCTTCTCATCGGCAG tgatGGCTGGGCAGACAGAGATGAGGTGGTTGAGGGCTATGAACAGGAGGCTGTGGGCGGGATCACTGTGAAGCTGCAGTCGGAGGAGGTGACGTCTTTTGATGATTACTTCCTGAAGCTCCGCCTCCACACCAACACCAGGAACCCGTGGTTCCCTGAGTTTTGGCAGTACAGGTTCCAGTGCCGCATCCCAGGGCACCCGCTGGAGAATATGAACTACATGAAAAACTGCTCAG ATGATCTAG AACTCCAAGATG GTTACGAAAGTCTGGAGGACAACTATGTCCAGGACAGTAAGATGGGGTTCGTCATCAACGCTATCTACGCCATGGCTCAGGGTCTGCATGACATGCACAGCCACCTCTGCCCCGGCCATGTGGGACTGTGTGAGGCCATGGACCCCATCGATGGAAGCCAGCTGTTGGAGTTCCTCCTGAGGACCTCCTTCACTGGGGTGTCTGGAGAAGACGTGTGgtttgatgagaatggggacacGCCTGGCAG GTATGAAATAATGAACCTCCAGTATGTGGAGCCTGGTGCATTCGACTACATCAACGTGGGTTCGTGGCATGAGGGTCAGCTCAGCATCGATGACTACATGATGCAGATAAACCGCAGTGACATGGTCCGCTCCGTCTGCAGTGTGCCCTGCTCCAAGGGAGAGATCAAG GTGATCAGGAAGGGAGAGGTGAGCTGTTGCTGGATCTGTACGCCCTGTAAAGACAACGAGATCGTCCAGGATGAGTTCACCTGCAGGACCTGCGAGCTGGGCTGGTGGCCGGACCCCGAACTGGAAG GTTGTGAGCCCATCACTTTGCGGTACCTGGAGTGGGGGAACCCGGAGTCCATCGTCCAGGTGGTGTTTGCCTGTCTGGGCATCCTAGTCACCTCCTTCGTCACTTTCATCTTCGTCCTGTTCCGAGACACGCCCGTGGTCAAGTCCTCCAGCCGTGAGCTCTGCTACATCATCCTGGCCGGCATCTTCCTGGGCTACATCTGCCCCTTTACCCTGATCGCCCGGCCCACCGTGGTCTCCTGCTACCTGCAGCGCCTCCTAGTGGGCCTCTCGGCCGCCATGTGCTACTCAGCGTTAGTCACCAAGACCAACCGCATCGCACGTATCCTGGCAGGCAGCAAGAAGAAGATCTGTACCAGGAAGCCGCGTTTTATGAGCGCCTGGGCCCAG CTGGTGATCGCTGGCCTCCTAGTCAGTGTCCAGCTTACCCTGGAGGTTACTCTGATCATCCTGGAGCCGCCCATGCCCGTCAAGTCCTACCCCAGCATCAGGGAGGTGTACCTCATCTGCAACACCAGTACACTGGGCATGGTGGCGCCCCTGGGCTACAACGGCCTGCTCATCCTGAGCTGCACCTACTACGCCTTCAAGACGCGCAACGTCCCGGCCAACTTCAACGAGGCCAAGTACATCGCCTTCACCATGTACACCACCTGTATCATCTGGCTGGCGTTTGTCCCCATCTACTTCGGCTCCAACTATAAGATCATCACCACGTCGTTCTCTGTGAGCCTGAGCGTCACCGTGGCGTTGGGCTGTATGTTCTCGCCCAAGATGTACATCATCCTCGCCAAGCCGGAGCGTAACGTGCGCAGCGCTTTCACCACCTCGGATGCCGTGCGCATGCACGTGGGCGACGGCACTTGCCGGAGCAACAGCCTGCTCAACATGTTCAAACGGAAGAAGAACTCTGAGAA GTGCAAGACATCATCCTCCAAAAGGGGAGCACAATTGGCACAGACTGTCTGTGCACGTGAAGAGACAGGAAGCAGGATGCTCCAATCAGATGGCTGTCATCAGACCCTTAACTAA